A genomic region of Anopheles coustani chromosome 3, idAnoCousDA_361_x.2, whole genome shotgun sequence contains the following coding sequences:
- the LOC131259768 gene encoding proteasome subunit alpha type-3, whose translation MSSIGTGYDLSASQFSPDGRVFQIEYAGKAVENSGTVIGLRGKDGIVLAVEKLITSKLYEPDCGTRIFTIDTSIGMAISGMITDGRAVVDIARQEAASYRQQNNRPIPLKQLNDRLSSYFHAYTLYSAVRPFGVSVILASWSEEKGPEMYMIDPSGVSCGYFGCAVGKAKQTAKTEIEKLKLSEMSVKDLVLTAGKIIYQVHDELKDKDFKLELSWVCQDSKGVHKTVPAEVYAAANRAGQEAVDEDDSDNEI comes from the exons ATGAGTTCGATCGGAACCGGT TACGATCTGTCCGCATCACAGTTTTCCCCAGATGGTCGCGTATTCCAAATCGAGTACGCCGGTAAGGCCGTCGAAAACAGTGGCACCGTTATCGGACTGCGCGGTAAGGATGGTATTGTTTTGGCCGTGGAAAAGCTCATTACCAGCAAACTGTACGAGCCCGATTGCGGTACACGCATATTCACCATCGACACTTCCATCGGAATG GCTATAAGCGGAATGATCACCGATGGTAGAGCAGTTGTGGACATTGCCCGGCAAGAAGCCGCCAGTTATCGGCAGCAGAACAATCGTCCCATTCCGTTGAAGCAGTTGAATGATCGCTTGTCCAGCTATTTCCACGCGTACACACTGTACAGTGCGGTTCGTCCGTTTGGTGTGAGCGTGATCCTTGCCTCTTGGTCGGAAGAGAAGGGTCCAGAGATGTACATGATCGATCCTTCCGGAGTGTCTTGC GGGTACTTTGGTTGCGCCGTTGGTAAAGCGAAGCAGACCGCGAAAACGGAAATCGAAAAGCTGAAGCTTTCCGAGATGAGCGTCAAGGATCTGGTTCTTACGGCCGGAAAAAT TATCTACCAAGTGCATGATGAACTGAAGGACAAAGACTTCAAGCTCGAGCTCAGTTGGGTTTGCCAGGACTCGAAGGGTGTTCACAAAACCGTCCCGGCCGAGGTGTACGCTGCCGCCAACCGTGCCGGCCAGGAGGCCGTCGATGAGGACGATAGTGATAACGAAATCTAA
- the LOC131271666 gene encoding organic solute transporter alpha-like protein, giving the protein MDTNGSMYSDESLSPTNVTTGDQCTTKLPTVQEYLDGLNYPIALIIVGTVVLSIATISIFFKNAYHILHRTPKQFKTKSVLLLSIYPLITLFSVVSIAVPRAFFLCDTVMHVYFMVCAYVFFGLCMQYVNGEDALIKSTDSQTFSLRTPPLCCCVPLFKRASVTKNRLLFVRMLIMQLPVVQTALFLALNVVFVEDYPNFNRIILYFVPLIVISILLGVWGLNILVRMLAPLYSDLKLMGKYFVLQAVLILCRIQPLIIGVIVSKSISDCEFPITLQVQKNAVFQLCLCFEMVVLSFWASLLYKSPSTIIAQG; this is encoded by the exons ATGGATACTAACGGATCGATGTACAGCGATGAGTCGCTATCACCAACAAATGTAACGACAGGCGATCAATGCACCACCAAGCTTCCCACGGTTCAGGAATACCTCGATG GCCTGAACTACCCAATCGCCTTGATCATCGTTGGCACGGTGGTATTGAGTATTGCAACGATAAGCATCTTCTTCAAGAATGCCTACCATATCCTCCATCGGACGCCGAAGCAGTTCAAAACCAAATCGGTCCTACTGCTTAGCATCTACCCC CTAATAACCCTCTTTTCCGTGGTGTCCATCGCGGTGCCCCGTGCCTTTTTCTTGTGTGACACGGTAATGCACGTTTACTTCATGGTCTGCGCATATGTTTTCTTCGG CCTCTGCATGCAATATGTCAACGGAGAGGATGCGCTTATCAAATCAACCGATTCGCAGACATTTTCCTTGCGAACACCACCACTGTGCTGCTGCGTACCGCTTTTCAAACGAGCCTCCGTTACCAA AAATCGATTGCTTTTTGTACGAATGCTTATCATGCAATTACCGGTCGTACAAACAGCTCTCTTCTTGGCGCTAAATGTAGTTTTTGTCGAGGACTAC cCGAATTTTAACCGCATTATCCTGTACTTTGTGCCATTGATCGTCATTTCGATCCTGTTGGGAGTGTGGGGATTGAACATTCTCGTCCGAATGCTTGCACCGCTCTACTCCGATCTTAAATTGATG ggaaaatattttgtcCTGCAAGCCGTATTGATTCTCTGCCGGATACAGCCACTGATAATTGGAGTTATCGTAAGCAAGAGTATATCCGACTGCGAATTTCCCATCACACTGCAGGTTCAAAAGAATG CTGTTTTTCAACTGTGCCTTTGCTTCGAGATGGTGGTACTGTCCTTCTGGGCTTCGCTTCTCTacaaatcaccttctacgaTAATAGCACAAGGATAA
- the LOC131259766 gene encoding uncharacterized protein LOC131259766: protein MTNTVDEYSRVEKFACKTYLPPLELYYSEYSLALKLSLTVGCIIWLWVTFVFVRVIRLIKKHTGKDQVMVLMIANTVYLIVVTFSVLALLLPHVAVVCDIVPFVAFCWCILVFFRYLKQSVGGDSVIIALYESKQLDAPQVCPCFRIILDRKKQLEAIRIGILQFPIYNSIVASIQLLIFTFDKNLFFEVFYYILPFVIASIVCYVVSSISFIKTVAPLYPDNPIFKRFFLLQLVLLITKPQIIILELIYNFMTFECTIAGEPKAYFNILKQMIILVQVGLVTVFSYKFYTAEQTIQKKAGVQNDGFEA, encoded by the exons ATGACCAACACCGTGGACGAGTATTCCCGAGTGGAGAAGTTCGCCTGCAAAACCTATCTTCCTCCACTGGAACTTTACTACAGCG AATACTCGCTTGCGTTGAAATTGTCACTTACCGTCGGGTGTATCATCTGGCTGTGGGTAACGTTCGTCTTCGTTCGAGTGATCCGGCTGATTAAGAAGCACACGGGAAAGGACCAAGTGATGGTGCTAATGATTGCAAATACCGTTTATTTG atCGTGGTCACGTTCAGCGTGTTGGCGCTATTGCTGCCACATGTGGCCGTTGTCTGCGACATCGTTCCATTCGTAGCGTTCTGCTGGTGCATATTGGTGTTTTTCCGTTACCTAAAACAGTCGGTTGGAGGAGATTCGGTCATCATTGCACTGTACGAATCGAAGCAATTGGATGCACCGCAAGTGTGTCCGTGTTTTCGAATCATTCTAGACCGGAA aaaacAGCTGGAAGCAATCCGAATCGGCATCTTACAGTTTCCGATCTATAACAGCATTGTGGCCAGTATTCAACTTCTCATATTCACATTCGACAAG AACTTGTTTTTCGAAGTGTTCTActacattttaccgtttgtcATTGCATCCATCGTGTGCTACGTTGTATCGTCGATTTCGTTCATCAAAACGGTCGCACCGTTGTATCCGGATAATCCTATATTT AAGCGCTTCTTCCTGCTGCAGTTGGTTCTGCTCATTACGAAACCGCAGATCATCATACTGGAATTGATCTACAATTTCATGACCTTCGAATGCACCATTGCAGGGGAACCGAAGGCATACTTTAATA TTTTAAAGCAAATGATCATCCTTGTCCAGGTTGGTCTTGTGACGGTATTTTCCTACAAATTCTATACGGCAGAGCAAACTATCCAGAAGAAGGCAGGAGTCCAAAATGATGGATTTGAggcataa
- the LOC131259769 gene encoding protein SYS1 homolog: MKKLTGTFRNTQWDPYLLITQIIAMQALLYVSLGSIMFVMDFFAEANHTLDHIFEYHEIHVTDLGGRLVIVAFILNSLVGAGLLWFIVRRTKLCLDFSFTFHVIHLVICWWYNEAFPSTIGWWMLNAVCTALMCVCSEFLCLKTELKEIPVGYTALNNKVDL; the protein is encoded by the exons ATGAAGAAACTAACAGGAACGTTTCGCAACACGCAATGGGACCCGTACCTGCTCATCACACAGATCATTGCAATGCAAGCACTTTTGTACGTAAGCCTCGGGTCGATCATGTTCGTGATGGACTTTTTTGCCGAAGCAAACCATACCTTGGATCATATTTTCGAGTATCAT GAAATACACGTAACCGATCTCGGTGGACGATTGGTTATTGTCGCCTTCATACTCAACTCCCTAGTCGGTGCCGGGTTGCTGTGGTTTATTGTGCGGCGGACAAAGCTGTGCTTGGATTTTAGCTTTACCTTCCACGTCATACACCTGGTAATCTGCTGGTGGTACAACGAGGCCTTCCCATCGACCATTGGCTGGTGGATGCTGAATGCCGTCTGCACGGCGCTCATGTGCGTGTGCAGCGAATTTCTCTGTCTCAAAACGGAGCTGAAGGAGATTCCGGTCGGCTATACGGCGCTAAACAACAAGGTTGACCTGTAA
- the LOC131259770 gene encoding protein archease-like, with translation MEVTLAAGEQVVPEIKYEYLDHTADVQLHAWGETLQEAFEQCGMAMFGYMTELSTVEIKKCYQIKTDPTDDVDNLLFRFLDELLFLFSAEPFLICKKLEITKFDLEQFTIECNCYGEEFDLTKHPQGTEVKAITYSAMKIYSTPEHEKNEVFVIIDI, from the exons ATGGAAGTAACGCTTGCAGCTGGTGAACAAGTGGTGCCGGAAATCAAATACGAAT ATTTGGATCATACGGCGGATGTACA ACTGCACGCCTGGGGTGAAACATTACAAGAAGCCTTCGAGCAATGTGGCATGGCAATGTTCGGGTACATGACCGAGCTGTCCACGGTGGAGATAAAGAAGTGTTACCAGATCAAAACGGATCCGACGGATGATGTCGATAatcttttgtttcgctttctcGATGAgctgttgtttctgttttcagcggaaccgtttttaatttgcaaaaaACTGGAGATAACCAAGTTCGATTTGGAGCAGTTTACGATCGAATGCAACTGCTATGGCGAAGAGTTCGATCTCACAAAGCATCCGCAAGGCACTGAAGTGAAGGCTATAACGTATTCggcaatgaaaatttattcaactcCAGAGCACGAAAAGAATGAAGTGTTTGTAATAATCGATATTTGA